From Sinobacterium norvegicum:
GGTGGCGGCCAGCGGTATTGTCACCTTCTTCAGCGGTACCTCGGTGGCCAATGCGGCGCACTTTGGCGGTCTGTTTGCCGGTATGGCGGTCGCCGCTGTCAGCGTTGCTATTGGCCGTCGTTACCGTTTACAGCCATGATATAATGGCGACAAATTACCGCTGTTTGATGATAGCCCAGCGGCCCCAGTTGAGGGCCTGTTGACGGGGATGTCGAGCAGCTTGAACGTATTGATAGAGGAGTAAAACCCGTGGATCTCGAAAAGATATTAGCCACCATCACGCCGGAAGTGTACGCCAATTTGCAGCGTGCGATTGAATTGGGCAAGTGGGCCGACGGCAAGGTATTGACCGTCGAACAGAAAGAATTGTGTATGCAGGCAATTATTGCCTACGGTGAGAAAAATTTAATTGAGGAAGATCGCACCGGCTTCGTCAATATGAGTGAGAAGAAAAAACAACAACGTGACAGCAAACTCAGCGATACACAAACCCTCGATTTTAAATAGCACGCTGTAGAGCAGATTTGTTGGAGAATTACTTGCCATTACTTGCCAGTGGTCAACTGACCAAAATGAACACCGAGCTGCAGCCTGAGGGCGTGCGTTATCAACTCCCTGTGGGTGATCAGTTAATCGATATGAACGCCTTGATTGGCCAGTCGCTACGGTTTGTGTTTCGCGGTGCCATCAACTGTAATGCCTGCGGTAAGAAAACCCGCAAGAGTTACAGTCAAGGTTATTGTTACCGCTGTGCGCAGACGCTGCCCCAGTGTGATAGTTGCATAATGAGCCCAGAAAAGTGCCATTACCATGCCGGTAGCTGTCGCGACAGTGGCTGGGGTGAGAAATATTGTTTTCAGGATCACTATGTCTACTTGGCTAATTCATCGGGCATTAAGATTGGTATTACCCGTGGCAGCCAAATACCGACGCGGTGGATGGACCAGGGTGCAATCCAGGCAAAGCCGGTGGCCCGGGTGAAAAACCGCTTGATGTCGGGCAAGGTGGAAGATGCTTTCAAGGCTATTTTACCCGACAAGACCAACTGGCGTAATTTACTCAAAGGCGACGCCGAGCCCCTCGATCTGAATCAGCTGTGGGCTGAGGCAAAGGATGAGTTGAGCGTGAAAATCGCCGGTTTAATTGCCGAGGTTGAGGCTGAAGTGCAGCATAAACTCGATAATAATGGCGACTTTAACGCCATCGAATTTCACGCCGATATCGAGTGGTTGGATGACAGTGACATTGTTGATATTCAATACCCAGTAACCCAGTACCCCGAGAAGGTCACCTCTCGGTCGTTGGATAGCGAATTAGAAAACAGCTATCGAGCGCTGTATGAACCGCTGTTTTTTCAACAGTTGCAGCAGACAGTCAGCGCCGTTGGTATTAATGCAAAGACTGAGAAAGCAGCGCAAAAGCTGTTTACCTCGACCATAAAGAAAGGTCTTAAAAAGGCATTTACTGTCAAGCCTGCGCTGGAAGCGGTGACGGCAGTGATCAAGAAGTTCCCGGAGCTTGCAGCGCTGGACAAAGCCGAGATCGAACAGCAATTCACCGCCGCGTTATCAGGCAGTGGTGAGATGTTAGGTGTTGTTGAGGGCAAACTCAACGGCATTAAGGGGCAGTATTTAATCTTGGATAGCGGCGTTATTAACATGCGTAAGTTCACCGCTTATCACTTAGATTTCTACGCCGAATAATAGCGCTCCGGCCACGAGCTGGGGCAATACTTGTTTTAGTTAGGATGTTTAGCCATGGAAAACGCACAGCCGGGTACAATTTACCTGAAGGATTATCAACAGCCCAATTATTGGATCAGCGAGACGCATCTGCGTTTTGAGCTGGCCGATAGCGACACGGTTGTGCGCAGTCGATTGAGTATGCAGCGTCGTGACGGTGTGGCCGAGGGCGCCGAGCTGGTGCTGCATGGCGTCGAGTTAACGCTGTTGTCGCTATTGGTGAATGGCGTCGATGTCGATCAAAGCCAATACAGTGTCGATGAACAAACGCTGACTATTCGTGGTTTGCCGGCTCAGTTTGAGCTGGAGTGTGTCACTCAAATCCAGCCCCAGGATAATACCTCGCTGGAGGGCCTGTATCAGTCGCGTACCATGTTTTGTACCCAGTGCGAGGCCGAGGGCTTCCGCAAGATTACCTACTATCTCGACCGCCCCGATGTGATGAGTGTGTTTACCACCACCGTCGTCGCCGACAAGGCTAAATACCCACTGTTGTTATCTAACGGTAATCCTGTGGATCGTGGTGATTTAGCTGATGGCCAGCACTTTGTCACCTGGCAGGACCCCTTTAAGAAACCGGCCTATTTATTTGCCGTGGTCGCCGCCGATCTGGCGTTGGTGGAAGACAGCTTTACCACCATGAGTGGCCGTGAAGTATCACTGCAGTTGTTTGTCGAGCCCAAGGATCTCGATAAATGTGACCATGCCATGCTATCGCTGAAAAATGCCATGCGTTGGGATGAGACCACCTACGGGCGCGAATACGATCTCGGTATTTATATGATCGTCGCCGTCGATGATTTCAATATGGGGGCAATGGAAAACAAAGGCCTCAATATCTTTAACACCTCCTGTGTATTGGCCGAGCAGAAAACGACTACCGATGCGGCATTTCAGCGGGTAGAGGGGGTTGTCGCCCACGAATATTTTCACAACTGGTCGGGCAACCGTGTCACCTGTCGAGATTGGTTTCAACTCAGTCTGAAGGAAGGCTTTACCGTTTATCGTGATGCAGAATTCTCCGCCGATATGAACTCGCCGACGGTGAAGCGGGTGGAGGAAGTGCAATTATTGCGCTCGGCGCAGTTTGCCGAAGATGCCGGCCCGATGGCACACCCGATTCGTCCCGCCTCGTTTATTGAAATTTCAAACTTCTATACCTTGACCATCTATGAGAAGGGTGCCGAGGTGGTGCGTATGATTGCCAATCTACTCGGTGAGGACTTGTTTCGCCAGGGCACCGATTTGTACTTCGACCGCTTCGACGGTCAGGCGGTGACCACCGATGATTTCGTCGCCTGTATGGCCGAGGTCAGTGGCCAGGATTTCAGCCAATTTCAGCACTGGTACGATCAGGCCGGGACACCTCAGCTGGATGTCAGCGGTGAGTATAATGCCGCCGACAAGACCTATACCCTCAGTGTCAGCCAATCCTGTCCGGCGACACCGGGCCAGGCCGATAAACCGGTATTCTTGATTCCCATGGCAACGGCTCTGGTCGGTCGTGACGGTTTGTTGCCGCTGACGCTTAACGGTGTCGACTGCGGTGAAGAAACCGTGCTGGCCGTCGATCAACAAAGCCAGCAGTTTGTCTTTGAAAACGTCACCGAGGCGCCGGTGCCATCGCTGCTGAGAAATTTCTCGGCTCCGGTGAAACTACGCTTCGATTACAGCCGCGAACAGCTGCTGATGCTGGCGGCGCGTGATAACGACGGCTTCTGTCGTTGGGATGCGATGCAGCAGTTGGCCGTGCAGATTATCAATGAGCAGGCTGTGGCCTGGCGCCAGGGTGAGGCGATCAGCGTCGACAGCTCCCTGCTAACCGCCATTAGAGCACTGTTAGGCGATGCTGAGGCGAATGATAAGGCGATGGTGGCCATGATGATGTCGCTGCCCAGCCTGGCGTATTTAATTGAGTTGTCTCAGCAGGCCGATATCGAAGCCTTACAGGCGGCGAGAGAGAAAGTACGCCTGGCTATCGCGGTAGAGCTGCAAAGCCTGTTGCTGGATTGCTATCACTCGAACGTGTCGACGGATGAATACCGCCCGGATGCGACGCAGATTGCGCAACGCAGCCTGAAGAATGCCTGTCTGAGCTACCTCAGTTTATTACCGGATCAGAGTGCCATCGAGTTGCTGCAGCAGCAGTACCAGCAGGCCGATAATATGACCGATACCATGGCAGCATTAAGCGCCATGGTGAATAGTGATGGCCCGAATGCGGCCAGTGCCAAGCAGGATATGCTCGATGATTTCTATCACCGCTGGCAGCAAGAGGCATTAGTGGTTAACCAGTGGCTGCAGGTACAGGCGGGTTGTGGTCTGGCCGGTGGCCTCGACCGTGTGAAGGCGTTAATGCAGCACCCTGCGTTCGATATTAAGAACCCCAACAAGGTGCGTTCCGTGGTGGCGGTGTTCTGTGCTCAGAATGCGATTAACTTCCACCACAGTGATGGCAGCGGCTATCAGTTCCTTGCCGAACAGGTGATCAGGCTGAACGAACTCAACCCACAGATAGCGGCTCGTATTATCACGCCGCTGACCAAGTGGCGCAGGTTTGCCCCGGCTCAGGCCGATAATATGCAGGCGGCATTAAAGCAGATTATGGCGGCGCCAAACCTGTCCAGCGATGTCTATGAGGTGGTGAGTAAAAGCCTGACGTAGGGCGTTAGGAAAAAACAAAAAAGCCGCCTTTATCGGCGGCTTTTTTGTCGCAGTCGTTGGTGAAAACCAAGGGGGTTTAGAATATCGCTTCGTGCGGAGGGGTGTCGCAGGAGACAGCAATACTAATGGTACCAGGGCCCAGGTTAACCGCACCGGTCAGCCCCATCATACAGGTAATCAGTTCGACACTCTTCTCCTCACACAGTGCTTGCAACGAGGCGAAGCCTTCAAATTCATTCAGTTTCTCGACATCGTCAGCAATACTGAGCACCACGGTATTGTGGCTCAGGCCTTTCTCTATCTGCTTGCAGGCAACACTGAACATTAAGTTGATGGCCTTGGTATGGCCACGAACCTTGGCGACAGGGAAGGTATCATCGTCTTTGGCGCATAGTATGGGGGTGATCTCTAATGCCTTGCCAAAGGTGGCGGCGGCCCAGCTGATGCTTTTATCACCGCGTTGCTTGATGCGGCTGCGCAAATAGGCGACATCCGGGGGTACGGCATAGGCATAGACCGTGTCTTTGAACTTCTCAACTGACTTTCGCAGCTCGGACTTGGTGACACCGTCTTGGATCAGTTCACTGGATTTAACCGCCAGCAGACCCTGGCCAGCAAATACGGTGCCGGTGTTAATGACGCGCATACCGAAGGTGGTATTGGGGTTGGCCTTGTACTTCTTATACTCACCAAGCACCTTAAAAGAGGCGTCTCTGGCGTTGCTAAATAAGGGGCTGCGACTCTGGGCAACAGTTTCAACCAGTGCAAAATCATGGCCGGGTACGAGTTTTTCCAGTACAAACTGGCTCATCTCGTCACTTTCCCAGGCGACGCTGTAGCCTTTTCTGTCATTGGCTGTCAGCTTCTGAGAGAAAAAGTCGCGCAGCACTTCAGGGTCTTTATTATCTACAAACTCTTTGCCATCGATGAGAATAGTAATAGGCAGGATTTCAATATTATTTTTATCGAGGTAGCTTTTCGGCAGGTCACAACCCGCGTCGACAACAAGAACAGCGCTCATAAAGTAACTCCAATAGCAGTGCAGTAAAGCCAGTACTCGGCGACTGAAGACCGGGATGGTCTCTACGGCGTCGTTGGTACTTTTGTTATGGTTTCGATTTTGCAAGAAAATATGTGGCGTGTCAAAAAACAACGACTGCATCACACAGTCAATATATTCAATCTGTTAATAGGTGCCAATGTACTAGGTGATAACTTGTTGTTTTAGAATGATATCGCGAAAACAAACAAGACAAAATTAATTTTAACCGTGACATGGCTATTTTGTAATATTGGTCAATCAGGCGGGGACGTGAGGAATCTGTCGACTGGCTCTCGAAAATGACTGTTAATCTATTTTATTGCTGAATGTTGCGCTACATCTCAGCCGTTAGGAGTGCTGGTACACAGCTTGGTAATAGAGTTAAGAAGATGATTTATAGGCACTATATACTGGAAAAAAAGTAATAAGCCCTGTTTGATAATCGCTTAAGGGCAAGGATGTGGTGTTGAAGAAGAAAATACTGTGGCTGTTGGCGACGGCAATGCCGGCGCTTTCGCTGGCCGCTGAAGAGGTTCAACCAGAACCCGTCAGTACCGTTGATGAGCAACAGCATGAGGTCTCTTATCATGTGTTGATGCTTGAGGTTATCGACCCCTATGCCGATGTTCATTCCGGGCCGGCCATGGGTTATCCGGTGCTGAATGTGATCGAGCAGGGAGAGACCGTCGAGGTGTTAACTCGCCGGCCGGATTGGTATGAGGTGCGAGATCAGCGTGGACGTCGCGGCTGGATCAGTGCCAAACAATTATCCCGTACCCTGCAGTCGACGGGTGAGCCTGTCGATCTGCCGTCTGTTGGCTATGGCGATTACTTAAAGAATAGCTGGCAGCTTGGTTTTTCTGCCGGGCAGTTTAGTGGTGGCGAGCTCAAGGGGGCAGACCTCTTTACCGTGGCGGCGGGTTATCGATTATTTTCATGGTTGTCTGCAGAGGCAGAGTGGGGGCAGCTGTACAGCGCTGACATTAAAGGCTCTATGTACGGAGCCAATATATTATTAGAGCCAATGTCACATTGGCGTTTGTCACCGGTATTGGTCTTGGGTGGCGGTAATATGGATTTACAAGAACAACCAAAATTGACGCCGTTGTTGGCAGATCAGTCCACTTTTTTCAATGTTGGGTTGGGTGCTAATTATTATATGGGGCGTAATTTTGTCATACGTGGTGAATACCGCTGGTATTCGATGAGTGAAGATAAGGCACTGGATATTGAATCATGGAAAATAGGCTTCAACGCGTTCTTTTAGCGACAAAATCAATACTGTTAGCTTCAGCTATCGTGGGCAGCAGTGCTGTTGCTGCCGACGGAGAGATAACCGCTTCGTCGATTGATAGCGAGGTGTTTGATGCTGGTGTGTATCTGGGTGTGGTCAATATCGATAATTTCTCCAGCGAGGCGGTGGTTGGGGCGGCGCTGACTTTTCAGGCGTCGGAGTCTTTTTTCTTACAATTTACCGGTGCTATGACGGCAGAAACAGCGCCCTCCTCTTATGAGAAAAGTCAGGGTGAGCTGTTTACTGGCAGTGATCGATCCTATCGCAGCTATGATTTTTTGTTAGGCTATAAATTGCTCAAGGGTGAGGTGTTTCTTACCGAGGGTAACCCCAGTCTTGGTTCGCTCTATCTTATCGGTGGCGTGGGTAACAGTGATTACGGTGGTGAATCCAATTTCACCTATACCGTCGGTGTAGGGTATCAAATAGAGTTTATGCGTCGCTACGTTTGGCGTCTGGATTACCGTGACCGTATCTACAGCTCGGATTTATTATCCAAGGATAAGACAGTGCATAATACTCAGTTAACGACGGGCTTGAGTTACTTGTTCTAGCGTTAACGGTTAACAAAAAAAAGAGCCTAGGCTCTTTTTTTTGTGCTCAACATTAAGCGAAATTAGAAGCGGCAAAAAAGGCCGAGGCCTTTTCCACCGCTATGGGAGAGGGTGCTTATTGCAGATTATAAACACTGAAGATTGATGCTGGTTTGAAATTTAAAATTTGACTCGGTGGTGTGTCGCTCAGCGAAGAAAAGGTCGAAGCTGTAGCGGTTGCCCACGTCGATACCGAGGTCGTCGGCAATATCGTCGAGGCTGATGGTACGTTCGATGACGCCGTGAACGCCACCAATATCGATGGCTAAGATGCCGTTAATGTAGACAAATAAATCATCGTCGCCGCGGAAGGTAAAAACCTCACCACCGTTATAGTCGAACTTCAAATGGGTTTCGAGGGTGAAGTGATAATTGTGACCATTGATCTTGTCCTCGGGTTTTGGCTTCCAGCCGCCCCAGCCACCTTCCGGTTGAAACCAACCGTTGAGGCTGGTGATTTCATCGCTTCTTAATATGGGGTCATCCCAGCCCATATTATCAATGGGGAAAAAGCTACTATTGCTGTATTCCCACACATTGGGTGCGATTTCTGTCAATTGAAGAGACAGTGGGATGGCAATGTTTACCTGCTCAACATTGCGGTACCACTGATCGAAATTATATTTTCCTGTGGTTGTTTCGGTGTCGCTGTCACTGGCGTAAACGGGGCGACCATCACTGCCCAGTTCGCGCTCAACAATACCGTAGTCCTCACCAATAAAGGCTTCAAAGTCAGGGTGAGAGGCCTTGAAGTCTCGTATGACAATGGGGATTACCCGCTTGCCGATATCGCCTATCTTGCATTCGCAGGCATCGCCGTAATCACCGTCGGCGGCCCAGCCGGAGCTTAGGGCAAGGGTTGATACCGCAGTTGTAAGCAAACTCTTTGTGGCAAATCGCATAGGGCTGGTCCTTGATGTCGACATTAGAAGCGATAATTCAGTGTCACACTGGCTTCGAGGTTGTTGGTGATTTTTTGATCATTGAGAAAATCGCGCTGAAAAATAATATCCTTGAAGTCGATACTGCCGGCTAGGCTGGGGCTAAGCAGCAGTCGATAGCTGGCGCCAACAATGGCGCCAACGTTGCTGTCACCGGCAAAATTAATGTTGCTGGCGCCGGCTAATAAGAAGATACCTGAGGTAAATTTATGGCCGCCCATATAGCTTCTGCCGGGCAGGATGTTGTAACCGGCGAGCAAGTTGGTCTGGCTAAACGTTCGTTCGCCGCTCTTGATAAAAGAGCTGCCGCTATTTTTTTCGAATTCAGCTTTTTCAATATTGCCGGTAGTGTAAGCGAGCTGTGCAAACAGTCTGTCGGAGATAAAATAATTAAGCTGTAGGCCGTAGTTGTAGCTGCTACCAAAATCTTCAACCGACAGGGCGCCAGCATTGATGCCAATTTCTATGTCGTGACGCTTATAGCCAATTCTCTGGGTTTTAGTGTGTTGAGACTTTGGCTCTATGATTGTGACGCTGTCGTTACTGATAGCCTGGCTGTCTGCGGTGGCGGTAAATGACAGAAGGCAGCTGGTCAGCATTAAAGATGACATGGGTAATAAAAAGCGTGGCAACATCGGTGTCTCATTAATAATTTATTTTTTTACATTCTACCTGATGAATGTAAAACCTACCGAGAACCAGTACGATGCCAAGTGTTAACGAAATCACTATATGGCTTGTTTTTAAGTGGTTATGATGAAAAATGAGTGCTTGTCGTCGTTTTTGCTGCAACTATCTTCGAAAGATGTGAGCAAACCGATAAAAATTAAAATTGAATAATATTTCTAATAGCATTTTTTGCATAATTCTCTGACAACAATATAATTTGTTTTGCTTGGATGTAAATATGTCGCTTGATCTCATCTATAGGCTCGCCTTGTCGATGCTGTTTGTTCTGACTGTCGCGCTTTATTCGATATTGGCCTATGCCGAGGGTGATAGTAATGTGGATTTTTCTGTACAGAAAATATCTGAGGCTGAAGCCAGTGCTCGCGCAGAAGTACTGCGCCTGTCGAATGAGATTCAATCACTGAAGAAAGACGTGATTGCCATCAATCAGACCGTGAGGGTGATGGAAGAGAAGATATTGTTCCCAACCACGACCAAATATGCGGTGTTCTTATCGGTTAAAGGGGGGGAGTTTTTCAGCTTGGAGAGCGTTAAATTAAAGCTAGATGGCAAGCTGGTTGCCTCCCATCTTTACTCGGAGAAGCAGCGAAACTCTCTCAAGCGAGGCGGTGTACAGCAACTTTATATCACCAATATTAACCAGGGTAAGCATTCGGCGACGGCCTTCTTTACTGGTTTTGGTAGTGATGGTCGTCCCTATAAGCGTGCTCAGAGCCTCGACTTTGTAAAGTCGGGTTCCGGCCAGTATTTAGAGCTATCGATAGTGGATGATTTTTCTAAGCAGGAACCCTCATTTGAAATTACCCAGTGGTAACCCGATGAAGCCTCTGATGTTGTTGTTAATTTCCGTATTTTTTCTCAGCGTCAATGCAGTGGCAAACCCTGTTTTAGTTGCTTATTCTGAGGCTGAAATCGAACAGCAACGCCAGCAGCTTGCCTACGGTGAAGTGCTGTTTCATTATTATTCTCAGGATTATTTTTCGGCTTTAATCGGTCAGAGCTATCTACGTCACCAGAGTAATCGTCTGGCACTGTCTGCGGATGGTCGGGTGTTAGAGGGGGGGATGCTGCTTTCCTACGGTGTAGCCGATGAGGCCTATACCATTTTTGATCAGTTGCTGGCGACCAATCAGCCGGAGTTAACCGCCAACCGGGCCTGGTATTATCTGGCCAAGTTGCAGTACCACAAGTCGAATAATACCGCTGCGCTACAGTCGCTGAGTAATGTCTCTGGTAATATCCCCGCCGACTTACACCCCCAATATCACTACCTGGCCAGTCTGCTCAATATCTCTGGTTTACACCTAACGGCGGCAGAGGGTTTTTTGCAGGGGGCGCTAAAGGACACGCCTTACTATCCTTATTTAGTGTTTAATATCGCCATTGCCAAATTACGTCAGGGCGATACCGCTGCGGCTGCGAGGGGGCTGCATGAGGTGGCTGCTATCGCCGGTATCAGTGTAGAGACAGCGGTGTTGGCCGACAGAGCTCGGCACGGTCTGGCGCAGATTGCGATTGGTAATAAAAATTACGCCGAGGCCTGGTTTCAACTGCAGGATATTCGCACCACTGGCCTGTATTCCAATCGTGGCTTACTCAGTTATGCCTGGGCTGCTATAAAGCTCAAAGACTTTAATCAAGCCGTTGCTGCTTTGATGGCCTTGGATAATCGCTCGATTGCCATCGCCGAGGTGCAGGAGGCCAAGGTGTTATTAGGCCATTTGTATGAGCAACAAAAAGCACCGAGAATGGCGCTTAAGCACTATTTGTTAGCCGAAAAAGAATTTAAACATGGCGTCAACTTGGTAAATCAGGCGAAGGCGATTATTGCCAAGCAAGATGTACCGCGTGAGTTTGTCACCAATCTCGAAGCCATTATGGATGAGTCAGACTGGTATGGCTCTCAACCAACGGTGGATTACAGTAAGCTGACACCGTTTCTGATCGATTTAATGGCCAGCAACGCTTTTCAAGAGACGCTACGTGAACTGGCAGATCTCTATGCGATACAAAAAAATCTTAATTATTGGCATGGTCAAAAGCAGCAACACCTGCTGGTTGTCAATAATCGCGACTCCATCAAAGCCTATAACCGTGTTAGGGAAGTGCGTGATAGCAGTCGCAATGTTTCTGAGCAATTGGCCGAACAGTTTGCAGAATTCAACCTCTATACGCTGGTGCTTGAACCCGAGCAAAAAAAGCGTTTCACCGCGCTGCAGCAGAGCACGGGTAAACAATTGGTGCTGCTGAATAGCCGCATTAACCAGTTAGAACAGCTAAAAAAACCCTATGTTCAGCTACCCGAGAACAAAGTATTGGTAACCGATACCCATCGTCGTATCAGTCAGTTACAGCAGCGAACCGACGGTTATATTCGTCGCTTGGAGCCGGTAATGCGCCAGCTGGTTGATGCCGAATTAGACAAACATTTAGATCGTATGAGCTATTACTGGGCGCAGGCAAGATTAGCCAAGGCACGCTTATATGACACCACGCTGATGACGTTAGATCAGGCAAAACAAGGGCAACAGGCGGTAGATAGCTGATGAATATTGATAGTAAGCAAGTAATGATGCGCTCTAGGGTTGCCGTTGGCGGTGTGCCGTTAAGGCGGTTTATCGGTGCTGTTGCGGTATTGCTGTTGTCGGCCTGTGCAGGGCAGAGCCAAAAGATAGGCAGCCTCAATTATCAGGTGAAAGAGGAGCAACCTATTGCCTTCGATCAGCTCGATCATCAGCAGGTCCGGGAAGAGTATCAAGAACTGCTCGACCTGTTTAAAGACGATGAACTCAAAGAGCAAATTGAGCGCCGTATTGCCGATGTTTATATGCTGGAAGGTCAGCACCAGCAGGTGGCCACCCCAGTAAGCAGTAAAAGTTATTATAAAGAGGCGATTCTATCCTACCGGGAAGTGCTGAAAAAATACCCTAACTCGCCGGATAATGCCGATGTTCTCTACCAGCTAGCCAAGGCTTATGACATGGATGGCGAGGCCTACAAGGCACGTGATACCTTGTTAGAATTAACCACTAAGCACCCGCAGTACAGTTACAATACCGAGGCCTATTTTCGTCTTGGCGATATTTATTTCAACGATAAAAAATACCGTGATGCCGAACGCTTTTATCAGCGCTCACTGGCGGCGGATACCACCGCATTAGGTGCTAATGCCTATTACATGTTGGCGTGGTCACAGTACAAGCAGGGTGCTTATCAAGAGAGTTTAACCTCGTTTTATGCGGTCATATCGGCGCTGCTCGATAATGGTATTACCGTTGATCAACTGCCAGCGGCGGATAAGCCGTTACTCGATGACACCATCCACTCGATGAGCTTGGCGCTGGCACAGCAGGGCGGAACGGACTCAATCAATGACATACAAGACTTGGCGAAACAGCCCTATGTGTGGATGATTTACCAAGACTTGGCCAACTATTACCTTGAAAAAGAACGCTACGAGGATTCCGCGGCAACCCTGCGAAACTATGTCGGGCGTTATCGTGATAATGACAAGTCTCCAGAGCTGCATCGTCAATTAATTGCCAGCTATGTCGCCGGTGGCTTTCCGCAACAGGCGCGGCAAGAAAAGGCCTCTTATATTGATTATTACTACGACAACCAAACCATTGGTAATCGTGTCGATATAGAAAAAAATATTCAGCAGTATATTCAGCAGCTGGCCAGCTTCTATCACGGCAGTGGTCAGCATTTGATGGTCGAGGCTACGAATTTAGAGCCGAGCAATAAAAAGTATAAAAAGATTCACAGCCAGGCACTGGCAGATTTTTCTACCGCCGCCTCTTATTACCAGCGTTACATCGATTACTACCCACAGGGTAAGCGTGTTGCGGAATACACCTTTTTAACCGCTGAGACATACTTCTCTGCCCAGCAATATGCCCAGGCCATTGCCGCCTATGAGCAGGTTGCCTATGTCATGGGTAATACCGGCAACTATGCCGCGGATGCGGGTTATGCTGCCATTGTGGCTTATCAGCAGCAGATTGATGGCTTGAACGAGGGCAGCCGCAAGGCTAAAAACACCCAGGCCAAGGCCGCAGACAGCATGCTCAAATTTGCCGCCAGCTTCCCCTTGGATAAGCGCTCTGGTGCAGTATTGACCAATGCGGCGGAATACTTGTTTGGTATTGAGCAATACCAGCAGGCGATCAATGTTACCGCAGGGTTGATTAACAAGGGTGACGCCATCGATGGCGAATTGCGCAAGACCGCCTACGGCATTACCGCCCACTCCTATTTTAAATTGAATAACTTCGCCTTGGCCAGCAACTACTACCTAGAGCAGCGCTCGATGGTGGCGGTCAACAGTGAAGAGTATGAGCGTATTTCTGAACGGGTGGCCACGGCGGTTTATCAACAGGCTCAGCAGCTAAAGGTTGAGCAGCAAAAACCTGAGAGCACGGTTGCCAACGATCAAATCATTGCCCTGTTATTGAGTATCAAAGAGTTGGCTCCGGCAACAGCGGTTCGCGCCGTGGCGCAGTACGATGCCGCCACCTTATTGCTGGCTGAACAGCAGTGGCAGCAGTCGATTGATCTGCTAACCGATCTCAGTATGAATTTTTCGCAGCATAAGCTGGCGAAAGAATTTCCCCGTAAGCTGGCCTTTGCCTATGAGAAAAGCGGTGACCCCAGTCAGGCGGCCAATATGTATCTCAGCCTCAGTAAGAAGGATGGCGATGCCGAGGTCAGGCGCGAGGCGCTGTTTATCGCCGCCAAACTCTACAAAGAATTAAAAGACTACGACACCTCGATCATCTTATTTAAGCGCTACGCCCACGCCTATGAGAAACCGTTTGATACGCGGATGGAGGCTCGCTATCAACTGGCGCAAAACTATCAGTTGCAGGGCGATAAAATTCGCCACCTGTACTGGTTGCGTCGGGTCATTGATGGTGATGCCAAGGGGG
This genomic window contains:
- a CDS encoding outer membrane beta-barrel domain-containing protein: MENRLQRVLLATKSILLASAIVGSSAVAADGEITASSIDSEVFDAGVYLGVVNIDNFSSEAVVGAALTFQASESFFLQFTGAMTAETAPSSYEKSQGELFTGSDRSYRSYDFLLGYKLLKGEVFLTEGNPSLGSLYLIGGVGNSDYGGESNFTYTVGVGYQIEFMRRYVWRLDYRDRIYSSDLLSKDKTVHNTQLTTGLSYLF
- a CDS encoding outer membrane beta-barrel domain-containing protein, which gives rise to MSSLMLTSCLLSFTATADSQAISNDSVTIIEPKSQHTKTQRIGYKRHDIEIGINAGALSVEDFGSSYNYGLQLNYFISDRLFAQLAYTTGNIEKAEFEKNSGSSFIKSGERTFSQTNLLAGYNILPGRSYMGGHKFTSGIFLLAGASNINFAGDSNVGAIVGASYRLLLSPSLAGSIDFKDIIFQRDFLNDQKITNNLEASVTLNYRF
- a CDS encoding tetratricopeptide repeat protein, giving the protein MKLPSGNPMKPLMLLLISVFFLSVNAVANPVLVAYSEAEIEQQRQQLAYGEVLFHYYSQDYFSALIGQSYLRHQSNRLALSADGRVLEGGMLLSYGVADEAYTIFDQLLATNQPELTANRAWYYLAKLQYHKSNNTAALQSLSNVSGNIPADLHPQYHYLASLLNISGLHLTAAEGFLQGALKDTPYYPYLVFNIAIAKLRQGDTAAAARGLHEVAAIAGISVETAVLADRARHGLAQIAIGNKNYAEAWFQLQDIRTTGLYSNRGLLSYAWAAIKLKDFNQAVAALMALDNRSIAIAEVQEAKVLLGHLYEQQKAPRMALKHYLLAEKEFKHGVNLVNQAKAIIAKQDVPREFVTNLEAIMDESDWYGSQPTVDYSKLTPFLIDLMASNAFQETLRELADLYAIQKNLNYWHGQKQQHLLVVNNRDSIKAYNRVREVRDSSRNVSEQLAEQFAEFNLYTLVLEPEQKKRFTALQQSTGKQLVLLNSRINQLEQLKKPYVQLPENKVLVTDTHRRISQLQQRTDGYIRRLEPVMRQLVDAELDKHLDRMSYYWAQARLAKARLYDTTLMTLDQAKQGQQAVDS
- a CDS encoding AraC family transcriptional regulator — protein: MSLDLIYRLALSMLFVLTVALYSILAYAEGDSNVDFSVQKISEAEASARAEVLRLSNEIQSLKKDVIAINQTVRVMEEKILFPTTTKYAVFLSVKGGEFFSLESVKLKLDGKLVASHLYSEKQRNSLKRGGVQQLYITNINQGKHSATAFFTGFGSDGRPYKRAQSLDFVKSGSGQYLELSIVDDFSKQEPSFEITQW
- a CDS encoding fibro-slime domain-containing protein, with product MRFATKSLLTTAVSTLALSSGWAADGDYGDACECKIGDIGKRVIPIVIRDFKASHPDFEAFIGEDYGIVERELGSDGRPVYASDSDTETTTGKYNFDQWYRNVEQVNIAIPLSLQLTEIAPNVWEYSNSSFFPIDNMGWDDPILRSDEITSLNGWFQPEGGWGGWKPKPEDKINGHNYHFTLETHLKFDYNGGEVFTFRGDDDLFVYINGILAIDIGGVHGVIERTISLDDIADDLGIDVGNRYSFDLFFAERHTTESNFKFQTSINLQCL